In Drosophila subpulchrella strain 33 F10 #4 breed RU33 chromosome 3R, RU_Dsub_v1.1 Primary Assembly, whole genome shotgun sequence, the following are encoded in one genomic region:
- the LOC119562956 gene encoding calphotin has translation MEPGATPSPVSAPVAASAAPTAVATPVQVATPAAVSPIPAAPIVATPIVATPIVAAPPVASVPPATVTAPVAAAPAAIPVAPVATPPVPAPAVAAPVASVPPTVAAAPTPVAVTPVATAPVITAPPVAETPVAAPPPVAPPVVATSTPAAATSEVAPVTVVPVITAPPVAVASVIAEPSVAVAPVIAEPPVPVASVIAEQPVAIAPEIAEPPVAVAPVLAEHPVAVAPVIAEPPVAVAPIIAAPAVDVAPVIAEPPVPFAPVIAEPPVPVAPVLAEHPVAVAPVIAEPPVAVAPMIAEPPVAVAPEIAAPPVAVAVAVAPVIAEQPVAPVNAEPPVAVAPEIAAPPVAVAPVIADPPVAVAPVIADPLLAETPAAVPSPVASPVVAISTPATEVPVAAPVIVAPPTPSETPVVVPVAAPVVAETPVAPAVITPPSDPVADTPEVAPVIAVPPVTVAPVAAALAETPLVEAPLPTTDPVTIAPPVDLPTEATVCASIPPVGFTDASVAVADPVPLEAAAAEIPKPVEAPVSESPTPAPTQEIALVEPGAEIISPSIPEPEPTVATPVEPSPVKTPAAVQEPVSIKDETPTEIPAPVPEALPEIAAPIAGSEPVASTVTEPSSVAEIPTVDAVEPINPEPIEVATVPETDSIVSPEEILQPAVPIPEVGVSPAEPVVPAAQEIPAAEIPETTTKSADDVVEPSTIEEPAATPPEVDVVPVEPAHEIIAVDPVEAPAAVEVVPSSPEPVISETPAVEEPIVTEKSVEAVSATEIAEITTSEEVAITEEKPVQEVLAEAVPVQSLPPQDSVPVAKITPLLRDLQTNDVSLLALAATLDAIGEKLTDQKARNQQVMDRLCEIEKILGPPK, from the coding sequence ATGGAACCAGGAGCAACTCCATCACCTGTTTCTGCCCCAGTGGCGGCAAGTGCGGCTCCAACAGCAGTGGCTACTCCCGTCCAAGTGGCCACTCCCGCGGCAGTGTCTCCTATACCAGCGGCACCGATTGTGGCAACACCGATAGTGGCAACACCTATAGTAGCTGCGCCTCCAGTTGCAAGTGTGCCACCTGCAACAGTAACTGCTCCCGTCGCTGCAGCTCCTGCTGCGATCCCTGTCGCACCCGTCGCTACTCCTCCAGTCCCAGCTCCTGCTGTTGCAGCCCCCGTCGCATCTGTGCCGCCTACAGTTGCTGCAGCACCAACTCCCGTTGCAGTGACTCCAGTTGCCACAGCTCCTGTGATTACTGCACCGCCTGTTGCTGAAACTCCAGTTGCTGCTCCCCCACCTGTTGCTCCACCCGTTGTTGCAACATCGACTCCTGCTGCAGCGACTTCAGAAGTTGCTCCTGTTACTGTTGTTCCTGTGATCACTGCACCACCAGTTGCTGTTGCTTCTGTGATCGCTGAACCAtcagttgctgttgctcccgTGATCGCTGAACCACCAGTTCCAGTTGCTTCTGTGATAGCTGAACAACCAGTTGCTATTGCTCCTGAGATCGCTGAACCACCAGTGGCAGTTGCTCCTGTGTTAGCTGAACAtcctgttgctgttgctcctgTGATCGCTGAACCAccagttgctgttgctcctATCATCGCTGCACCAGCAGTTGATGTTGCTCCTGTGATCGCTGAACCACCAGTTCCATTTGCTCCTGTGATCGCTGAACCACCAGTTCCAGTTGCTCCTGTGTTAGCTGAACAtcctgttgctgttgctcctgTGATCGCTGAACCAccagttgctgttgctcctATGATCGCTGAACCAccagttgctgttgctcctgAGATCGCTGCACCacctgttgctgttgcagttgcagttgctccTGTTATAGCTGAACAACCTGTTGCTCCTGTAAACGCTGAACCAccagttgctgttgctcctgAGATCGCTGCACCACCTGTTGCCGTTGCTCCTGTGATCGCTGACCCacctgttgctgttgctcctgTTATCGCGGATCCACTTTTAGCCGAAACTCCGGCGGCTGTGCCATCACCTGTTGCTTCTCCCGTTGTTGCAATATCAACACCAGCAACAGAAGTCCCAGTTGCTGCTCCGGTGATCGTTGCACCACCAACACCATCAGAAACACCTGTCGTTGTTCCTGTAGCTGCTCCTGTTGTCGCCGAGACTCCGGTTGCTCCTGCTGTGATTACTCCGCCTTCGGATCCTGTTGCAGATACTCCAGAAGTTGCTCCTGTGATCGCTGTGCCTCCTGTTACTGTTGCTCCTGTGGCCGCTGCACTAGCGGAGACTCCGCTTGTCGAAGCTCCACTTCCAACCACTGATCCTGTAACCATAGCACCGCCTGTCGATCTTCCAACAGAAGCAACAGTTTGCGCATCTATACCACCGGTTGGATTTACCGATGCTTCAGTGGCAGTTGCAGATCCCGTTCCTCTTGAGGCAGCAGCTGCAGAAATTCCCAAACCAGTGGAAGCACCAGTTTCAGAATCACCAACGCCTGCTCCCACTCAAGAAATAGCACTTGTGGAACCAGGTGCAGAAATAATTTCCCCATCTATACCCGAACCGGAACCAACAGTAGCCACTCCCGTTGAGCCTTCTCCAGTAAAGACTCCAGCAGCGGTTCAGGAACCAGTGAGTATCAAAGACGAAACCCCAACCGAAATTCCAGCTCCGGTTCCAGAAGCTCTTCCAGAGATTGCTGCCCCAATTGCAGGTTCAGAGCCAGTGGCTTCCACTGTCACCGAACCTTCTTCAGTAGCTGAAATCCCTACCGTCGATGCTGTCGAACCAATTAATCCTGAACCTATTGAGGTTGCGACTGTTCCTGAAACTGATTCTATAGTAAGTCCTGAAGAAATTTTGCAGCCTGCAGTGCCGATCCCTGAAGTGGGTGTTTCGCCTGCTGAACCAGTAGTTCCAGCTGCCCAAGAGATCCCTGCAGCTGAGATTCCTGAGACGACAACGAAATCAGCTGACGATGTTGTGGAACCGAGTACTATTGAGGAACCTGCTGCAACACCTCCAGAAGTAGATGTTGTTCCAGTCGAACCGGCCCATGAGATAATCGCCGTAGACCCTGTTGAAGCTCCAGCTGCTGTGGAAGTGGTCCCGTCCTCACCAGAACCAGTGATTTCAGAAACGCCAGCTGTCGAAGAACCAATTGTTACCGAAAAATCTGTAGAAGCAGTTTCTGCCACTGAAATCGCAGAAATTACCACTTCTGAAGAAGTCGCCATTACTGAAGAAAAGCCTGTGCAAGAGGTTTTGGCAGAGGCAGTTCCTGTTCAATCACTTCCCCCACAAGATTCTGTTCCCGTGGCAAAGATAACTCCTTTGCTGCGAGATCTTCAGACCAACGATGTGTCCCTATTGGCCCTTGCAGCCACCCTGGATGCCATTGGAGAAAAGCTGACGGACCAAAAGGCCAGAAATCAACAGGTAATGGATAGACTTTGCGAAATCGAAAAGATTCTAGGCCCTCCGAAATAA